One window of Quercus robur chromosome 5, dhQueRobu3.1, whole genome shotgun sequence genomic DNA carries:
- the LOC126727852 gene encoding uncharacterized protein LOC126727852 translates to MIGRLVQTLKERKGDIICLQETKLDNTNSTDVKSLWGSPFVDWAVLDAIHTAGDIWLAWDRRLFEKFDFFVGRFSVSVLLKGVVDSFERVCSGVYGPSDDSARNDMWVELDSMRLRWSSAWCLIGDFNIIRYPVGRIDRSLISADWENHFLEVIQKSLPRVVSNHCPILVEAGGVLRGKSAFKFENMWLKVEGFVDRVRQWWRGYHFVGPPSYVLACKLKALKGDLKHWNKHVFGDVAFRKCLLTKLWELDIRIIDGLEFACLDESKRLSLEREFDKEEILAVLKEAQGDKAPGPNGFTMGFFQKCCSVVEEDVMAFLWIFIELASLKNLLMPLSYV, encoded by the exons ATGATAGGAAGGCTGGTACAAACTCTAAAG GAGCGGAAGGGTGATATTATTTGTTTACAGGAAACCAAATTGGACAATACAAACTCTACCGATGTGAAAAGTTTATGGGGCAGCCCATTTGTAGATTGGGCAGTTTTGGATGCAATTCACACTGCCGGGGATATTTGGCTGGCATGGGATAGGAGGTTAtttgagaaatttgatttttttgttggtagatTTTCTGTTTCTGTTTTGTTGAAGGGAGTGGTAGACAGTTTTGAACGGGTGTGTTCAGGGGTATACGGTCCATCTGATGACAGTGCTAGGAATGATATGTGGGTGGAACTTGATTCTATGAGATTGCGGTGGAGTTCGGCTTGGTGTTTGATTGGTGATTTTAACATCATCAGATATCCAGTAGGGAG AATTGATAGGTCTCTAATTTCAGCTGATTGGGAGAATCATTTTTTGGAAGTGATACAGAAGTCTCTTCCTCGGGTGGTGTCAAATCATTGTCCTATTTTAGTGGAGGCAGGAGGTGTGTTGAGGGGGAAGAGtgcttttaaatttgaaaatatgtggctAAAAGTGGAGGGTTTTGTGGATCGAGTTCGGCAATGGTGGAGGGGTTATCACTTTGTGGGACCTCCAAGTTATGTTTTAGCTTGCAAATTGAAGGCTTTGAAAGGTGATTTGAAGCATTGGAATAAGCATGTGTTTGGGGATGTGGCTTTTAGGAAATGTCTTTTGACTAAGTTGTGGGAGCTTGATAT ACGTATTATTGATGGCCTGGAGTTTGCTTGCTTGGATGAATCTAAGAGGCTATCTTTAGAAAGGGAGTTCGATAAGGAGGAGATTCTTGCAGTTTTAAAGGAAGCTCAAGGCGATAAGGCACCTGGGCCAAATGGTTTTACTATGGGTTTTTTCCAAAAGTGTTGCAGTGTGGTAGAAGAAGATGTTATGGCTTTTTTGTGGATTTTCATAGAACTTGCATCTTTGAAAAATCTCTTAATGCCACTTTCTTATGTCTGA
- the LOC126727853 gene encoding uncharacterized protein LOC126727853, giving the protein MKSGIPSVIVKLDIEKAYDHMNWDALFYLMERMGFGEKWRRWMKFCVSTVRFSVLLNGSPVGFFGITWGLRQGDSLSLLFVSYWEQLLYIRTVMIFFETITGLKVNIGKSEIVPMGVVGGLDTLAGVLGCNVGRLPMIYLGMPFGAYFKDPSIWNPIIEKMEKKVFGWKRLYLSKGGRLTLLKSTLSSLSTYFLSLFIIPPVVADRLERIQRNFLWGSFEESFKYPLVAWNKVCWPVEARGLGIRRFGLFNQALLGKWLWRFGSETNNL; this is encoded by the exons ATGAAGAGTGGAATTCCAAGTGTGATTGTCAAGTTGGATATTGAGAAGGCTTATGATCATATGAATTGGGATGCTTTGTTTTATCTCATGGAGAGGATGGGTTTTGGAGAGAAGTGGAGGAGGTGGATGAAGTTTTGTGTTTCTACAGTCCGATTTTCAGTTCTTCTTAATGGCTCTCCAGTGGGTTTTTTTGGTATTACTTGGGGCCTTCGCCAAGGGGACTCTTTGTCTCTCCTCTTTGTTTCCTATTG GGAACAACTTTTATATATTCGGACAGTGATGATTTTCTTTGAGACTATCACAGGCTTGAAAGTTAATATTGGTAAGAGTGAGATTGTTCCAATGGGGGTGGTAGGGGGTTTGGATACTCTGGCTGGTGTCTTAGGCTGCAATGTTGGTAGGCTGCCCATGATTTACTTAGGTATGCCTTTTGGAGCTTATTTTAAGGATCCatcaatttggaatcctattatagaaaaaatggagaagaaggtTTTTGGTTGGAAACGTTTATATTTGTCGAAAGGGGGTAGATTAACTTTATTGAAAAGTACCCTTTCAAGCCTTTCCACCTATTTCTTATCCCTGTTTATTATCCCTCCGGTTGTGGCGGATAGATTAGAAAGGATTCAGAGAAATTTCCTATGGGGGAGTTTTGAGGAATCTTTCAAATATCCACTTGTTGCTTGGAATAAAGTGTGTTGGCCAGTTGAAGCAAGAGGTTTGGGGATAAGGAGGTTTGGTTTGTTTAATCAAGCCCTGCTTGGAAAATGGTTATGGCGTTTTGGAAG